The genomic stretch ATTCGGAAAATTAGATATATTAAATGAGTTTCAAATGAATATTTAGTATTTCCATACAAAGTTTTTTGACGAAAATAGGAGCGTTTTCCCTAAAAATATACTTTTTTCGATCGAATAAAATTTTAAAATGTTGTAGTAGTAATTTATCGATTATAAGATTGATCTTTGCGATAAAGTTACCTGTAAGCTCAGACACATCTAAGTAAAATGTTGAGGGTAGGTAATAGTTAATAAATAACAGTTTCATCAATTTTTAACGTCAATTCTTACAACTGTCTCCTCTCTCCTACCTTCACCGACATTCTGTATCGAACTTAGGTAGTGCATAGCTTTACAGATTAAATACTAAGGATCTAATTCTACAACTGCTATAGTAAAATAAGTCCATAGATAAGCCAACTTACTCAAAAAAAGAGTTTTTTAGTAATTATGATGTCTTCCTCTGAAATTAATTCCCCTTCCCCTGTAGAAAGTATTATAAAACTATTACGTTGGGATAAACCTGCCGGGCGACTGATTTTGATGATTCCCGCTTTATGGGCTGTTTTTTTTGCCAGTATGGGAGAACCTCCTATTGTCTTAGTCGGTATCATTATTTTAGGTAGTTTAGCTACCAGTGCCGCAGGATGTGTTATTAATGATTTATGGGATCGAAATATTGATAATCAAGTAGAAAGAACCAAAAATCGCCCTCTTGCTTCCCGTGACTTATCAGTAAAAGTGGGTATTATTGTTTTTATTATTAGTTTGAGTTGTGCGGCAGGTTTGGCATTTTATCTTAATACTCTCAGTTTTTGGCTTTGTGTGGCTTCTGTACCTGTAATTATTTGTTATCCCTTGGCTAAAAGAGTTTTTCCTATTCCTCAGTTAGTGTTATCTCTTGCTTGGGGTTTTGCTGTATTAATTAGTTGGAGTGCCGTTACAGGTAATCTTAGCTTTAACACTTGGGTACTTTGGGCTGCGACAATAACATGGACAATGGGCTTTGATACTGTATATGCCATGGCCGACAAATCTGATGATCTCAAAGTGGGAATTAATTCTAGTGCCATATTTTTTGGAGATTTAGCGGGGGAAGTAGTAGGCTTATTTTTTGCCCTCACTGCTGGTTTATTCGCTTATTTAGGCTCAACAAATGGTTTTAACTTTATTTTTGGGCTAACATGGTCGATCGCTGTAATTTTGTGGGTAGGACAGTATATTGAGTTAAGACAATTGAATCAAGATTCTATCAATTATGGACAAATATTCAGTCAAAATGTGTGGATAGGCTTTATCTTATTATTAGGTATTATTTTTGGTAATTAAGTAATAATTAATAAAGATCTCATACTCTAATTAACAATTATTCACTATTCACTATCAACTATTTTGAATAACTGGTTAGGCTTAATTATTGGTAATTCTCGTCTCCATTGGTGTTATTTTGAAGATGAGAAAATGTGTCAAACATGGAATACTCCTCAAGTTGATTCTTTGGGAGAGTTGTGTGATATTGTGGATAAAACTCTTTATTTTCACATAAAACAGCAAATTCCTTTATATATTGCTTCAGTAGTGCCTTCTGCTACTAAAATTTATCTATCTCTGCCTCAAACAAGGATTATTAATCCGATAACTATTCCTTTACGAGATATTTATTCAACAATGGGTGTCGATCGAGTGTTAACATTATGGGGAGCTGGATGTAACTATGGTTTTCCCTGTTTAGTTATCGATAGTGGTACGGCTTTAACTTTTACCGGTGCTGATGAAAACAAGAAATTTATTGGTGGTGCTATTCTACCGGGAGTAAGACTACAATTACAAACTCTTTTTTTTAATACTGCGGCATTACCAGAAATTGAGATTATTAAAGAAATAACTCCTCGTTGGGCAAAAAATACTCCTTCAGCAATTCAAAGTGGAGTACTTTATACAATTATTGCCGGTATCAAAGATTTTAGTCAAGATTGGTTAAAAAAATATCCTGAAAGTAAAGTTATTTTAACTGGTGGAGATGCAGTATTATTAGGTCAATATTTAGAAGAAGTTTTCCCTTCCATGACAGATAAAGTTTATGTGGATAGTAACCTTATTTTTTTAGGTATTAAAGAATATTTAAAACTTAACAACTAATACCTAATACCTTGCTATTACCCATCGAACTGAGGTAAATTTTTATCTTATATTTTAGTAAAATATAAACTCGATCGATTTTGATTATTTGATGATCGAGCTTTATAAAAATACTTTCTATTATCAACTTATTTTTTGTTTTAATTTTTGATAATTTCTTTTTCAGAGTTTTTCATTAAGGTTACTTTTACTTCATCGATCGCATTATTTAATTGATTAATTTTTTCTTCTAAAGTGATGCGACTATGTTCAATTTCTTCATCATCAAAAGTAGAATATTTAGAAGTTTTTATATCAGAATCTTGAGTCCAATCATTTTTGTTTTCGTTAGCTTTATTAGTAATAATTGTACCAATAACACCGCCAATAACACCGCCAATAATTGTTCCTAACAAAAATCCTCCACCAAAATTATCTTTTTCACTCATAATTTTTTCCTTAATAACTTTCTGATTTTTTATATATTAAACGTAATTAAATTTTAAAAAATAGGGGATATATTTTGACGATTAATTATCAAATGTACCAAATGATCGATCGCCAGCATCACCTAATCCGGGAACAATATAACCTGAATCGTTCACTTGTTCATCGATCATAGCAGTATAAATATTCAAGCTGGGATAATTCGCACTTAATTTTTGTAAAGCTGGAGGAGCAGAAACGACAGAAATAATGCGAATAAAATCAGGATTTCCCCCTCGTTTGACAATTTCTTCCATGGCGAACATAATTGATCCACCGGTAGCTAACATGGGATCTAAAATTATAATGTGTGTGTTTGGTGCAAATTTTTTAGGTAATTTATTAAGATAACAGGTGGCTTCTAAAGTTTCCTCATTTCTCACCAATCCTAAGTGATAAGTTAGTGCTAGAGGTAAAAGGGTTTGACACCCCTCCCAAAGAGTTAAACCAGCCCTTAAAATGGGAACCATGACGATCGAAGTGTTAGGATCAATAAAAGTGGCGGAAGCGGTGGTTAAAGGAGTCTCAACTTGTGTCTCGATGGTGGGCAACCAATCCCGAATTGCCTCATAGGTTAACCAACGTCCTAATTCTACCATGGCAGTTTTAAAAAGAGTAACAGGGGTATTCTTATCTCTTGTCACTCCTAACCAGTGTTTTATTAAAGGATGGGGAGGGACATAAATTTTTAACTGTGGAGGCATTAATTTTGATCCTTATTTGTTTGTCATCGTTTTCTAATATTATAAAGTATAGGACTTTCTCAAAGTAAAAAGTAAACAGATAATTAATTTTCCCTACTCACTTAGAAAAATGCGATCGCCCATAGAAAGAATTAAACTCTCAAAAAAAGCTAAAGATCAACTAATTAAACTTAAAAGAGTTACAAAAATAGAGAATTGGAATGTATTATGTCGGTGGGCGTTTTGTCGATCGTTAGCAGAAGTCAATACTCCTGCAATTTATCCCATTCCAGCCGATAGTAATGTAGAAATGAGTTGGCAAACCTTTGGCGGTGATTTAGCTGAGATTCTCCTGCTTGCCCTTAAGTATCGATGTTATCAAGATGGATTGGGAACTGATGTAGAAACTTTAAATAATCAATTTAGACTACATCTTCATCGAGGTATCGGTTATCTAGCAGGAGATCCAAATTTAGAAAAAATAGAAGACTTGTTAGAATTAGAAATTAGGAGTTAGGAGAGATTGACTCCTCATTCTTGATGGCAGAAATAATCGATCGAACTTCTGTAGTACCTTCTGATGGTTCAAAGGAAAAAGGAAATTTACCAGAACATAACATTCGTAATCCCAAGGGCATTATACTTAATAAGCCTTTTATATCTCGAAAATAATTAGCCACTACCATCACACCAAATTTCCGTTCATCAATCCAACCACCATCTCTAACTAACTCAATTAAAACTTTACGGTGACGAATCGCTGTACCATCATTAATATCTTTTTGGGCAAGAATTTCGCTCTTAATCTTACTGATTTGATCTAACGGAGCTACATCCATCGGACACACTTCATTACACATATAACAACGGGTACAACCCCACACTCCTCGATCGACGCTATTATATTCTTCTAATCTTTTCTCTGAATTAGTATCCCTAGAATCTGTTAATAAACGATAGCTTTTTGCTAAAGCATGAGGGCCCACAAATTCTTGATTAACTTCTTTTGCATTACATTCAGAATAACACGCACCACACATGATACAGTTACCTGTTTGTTCTAGTAATTTTCGTTCTTCAGGAGTTTGTAAAAATTCTTTTTCAGGAATATTTCTTGCCTTGGTACTAACATAAGGTTCAATAGTTTCTAAATCTTGCCAAAAATTTTTCATATCGACAACTAAATCTTTAATAACAGGTAAATTATTAAGAGGAGAAATTACAATTTCTGGGATAAATTCCCCCCCATAGGGATTAATTTTTTTTAGTTCTCCTACAATATTTTCTTTACAAGCTAAACTCGATCGACCATTAATTTTCATGGCACAACTACCGCAGATAGTATTACGACAATTTTTACGATATGTCAAACTTCCATCCAATTCCCATTTAATACGATTTAAACACTCTAAAATAGTATTGCTAGGGTTCACATCTAAAGTGTAAGACTGGAATTGAGGAGATAAATTGTTGTTCTGACGAAGAATTTTAAAAGAAACTTTCATGGCAAATGACTAATAAGAATATTGATCAAGAATCGATGACACTATTATAGAAAATACTGGTAAAATAAGTCAGAATCAAATAATAACTAACCAGCAATTACTTCCTAACTATTGACTTTTAACACTCCATAATTAACAACTAATAATTATTCACTATTCAATATTTACTATTCACTATTCACTATCTATTATTATCTGTTCACTAAAAATAACAATCCAGAACTATTTTTTTACTCATCTATTTAGATAAAAACCTAACTTACTAAGGTATATTAATAATAATCAACAAATTTTTTTCTCCCAAAAGATGATTTAATGATCATTTTTTGTTATGATAAATTATTGTAAGAAATAAAATAAGAATAAAGGAAAAAATTAAATATGAGTGAAGAAACACCAACTCCTTTAGTGGGTAAACCATTATTACAAAAAGTAAAAGAATTATCAGATATTCCCCGTCGTCAAAGAGCTAAAGCCTGTGGTTATTACACTTTAGGAAAAAATGGTAAAGAAAGAGTCAATTTAACGGAATTTTATGACGCTGTATTAGCGGCAAAAGGTGTTCCTCTCGATCCTGAAAGAACTAAGGATGGAAGAGGTAGAGAAGCAACTTTCCGTGTAAGTGTTCATAGAAATGGTCAAATTGTTATTGGTTCTAGCTATACTCAAAAAATGGGCTTAAAACCGGGAGATGAATTTGAAATTAAATTAGGATATAAACATATTCATCTGAAACAAGTAGGGGAAGATGATATGGAATTTGATGATGAAGAGTAATCTTAAATATTGAAATTAATCAATTTTTATCGTTATAAATTTCATTTCACCATAGCCATCAGAAATGATCGTTTCTTCCGACAATTAACCTTGTAGATAATAAATGTTAAATTTTGAGGGTAACTTACTAATTGCTCTATTAAATAATTCCCATGGAATGATAAAAATTATTTTATTCTTGATAATATGGGCGGTTATTTGGTTTCCCATCGCAATCCCCCTCGCAAGGTTAGTTAAATGGCAAATAGCCGCACCAATTTCCAACACTCAAAAACTAACTTTTATAATCTCCCTCTACTCTTTAGTGCCGATTTTGACTTGGGCATTAGTGAAAGTAGAGAAAATTCCCACTGAAAAAATAGGATTGATTTTTCAAGGTAGTCTCTTTAAGTCTATCCTATTTGGCTATGGTTTGGGAATCCTGTCGATGGTTTTCGTCTATGGTATGGAATTATGGGCAGGATGGCTAAACCTCAATTCCCATAATGAAAAAACCCCCAGTATATGGGTTAATTTACCATTACTTTTATTGATCAGTTTATTTATCAGTTCGATCGAAGAATTAGTTTTTCGAGGTATTTTTGTTTACTTTCTCGAAGTAGATTTTTCTTGGTGGTGGACGGGTATTATTTCTAGTGTTATATTTGCGTTATTACACTTAATTTGGGAACAAAAAAATACTCTGCCTCAGTTACCCGGATTATTTCTTATGGGTTTAGTACTTTTTTATGCCCGTACTCTTAACAATTATAGTCTCGGATTGTCCATCGGACTTCATGGTGGATGGGTATTGATTTTAGCTTGTATCGATACATTTGATCTTTATCGTTATAATCCTGATGCTCAAAGTTGGTTAATCGGGAAAAAAGATCAACCTCTCGCCAGTATCGCCGGTTTAATGGTGCTATTAATAACTACTTTCTCGATCTCGATTATATTCTGAATTAGGTTAACCTCGATCGAAAAATATCAGTTAAAGTAGTCGAGTATCTACAAGAATATTTAGATAAAGTCGGGAAAATCTCTTAAATTACGACCAATTATCACTAATTTTGTCCCTCGTTTTTCTTCGGGCTTCCAAAATCGATCAAAAAATGTTTCAAATCGATCGCCGACTCCTTGTAATACCATGCGCATTGGTTTATCGGTAACATTAACAAAACCTTTAATGCGATAAATCTCGAATTTTTCAACTAAAGTGCGTAATTGAGCAAGTAATTCTTGAGGGTTAACGGAATTTTCGATAAATAATTCTTTTGATTCAATCTCATCATCATGATCGTGATCTTCTTCCGTATCATGGTGAGAAGGACGATTAAATAAGTCATCTTCTACCGCAGAGTTAAAGCCTAGCAAGACATCGGAGTTAATTTCTCCTTGGTGACAGGGAATAACTTTAATACCTGTGCGCAATTCTTTTTCTAACCAGTTTTTAACCTCAGTTAAATCATCATCATTGAGTAAATCAGTTTTAGTTAATAATACTAAATCAGCACAGGCTAATTGATCCTCAAATAATTCCTCGATGGGCGTTTCATGATCTAAACTAGGATCATTGACTCTTTGTGCTTCTAAAGCCTTTAAATCCCCTACTAAAGTTCCCTTAGCTAAAGCATCAGCATCAACGATCGTAATAACACTATCCACAGTGGCATGGTTGCGAATTTCTTGCCATTTAAAAGCCTGTATCAATGGTTTTGGTAATGCTAATCCTGATGTTTCAATTACGATCGAGTCTATATCATCTTTTCTCGTCAATAACTCCTGCATAGTGGGATAAAATTCTTCTTGTACGGTACAACAAAGACAACCATTAGTCAACTCGATAATATTACTATTCTCAGTACCTTCATCATCACATACTTGACAACTCCGTAATAAATCTCCATCAATGCCTACCTCCCCAAATTCATTGACAATCACAGCGATTCTTCTACCTTGATTATTTTGTAATAAGTGACGCAACAAGGTAGTTTTTCCCGCGCCGAGAAAACCAGTAATAACAGTAACAGGAATTTTGTGCATATAAAATAATTGGGAATTAGGAATTGGTAATGAATCAATAACCCTCGTTGAAATAAATTTCAACACTAACAGCATAAATCTGCTAAAGCGATTTTAAGAATTCATTATTGATTGTTCATTGTTTATTACCAACTGTCAACTGTGACAGTGATTGTTATACTATTGGTGAAATGAATATATTAACTTTTAAATTAAATTGAAATAATGACAAATACAGAAGATAAAGATTATACCAAGGTAGAACTCGATCGAGATGACAAGGGTGCTAAAGCTAGACAATTATTAGGGATGAAAGGTGCATCTCAATCAAAAAATATTTGGCAGATTAGGCTTCAGTTGATGAAACCGATTACATGGATTCCCTTAATTTGGGGGGTTGTATGTGGAGCCGCCTCTTCTGGAGGCTATGTCTGGGGTTTTGAGGATTTTCTCATGGCTTTAACTTGTATGTTGATGTCAGGTCCTCTTTTAGCAGGTTATACTCAAACTATTAACGATTTTTACGATCGAGATATAGATGCAATCAATGAACCATATCGCCCGATTCCTTCCGGTGCAATTTCCATTCCTCAAGTTGTAACCCAAATTTTGATACTACTT from Geminocystis sp. NIES-3709 encodes the following:
- a CDS encoding 4-hydroxybenzoate solanesyltransferase, coding for MMSSSEINSPSPVESIIKLLRWDKPAGRLILMIPALWAVFFASMGEPPIVLVGIIILGSLATSAAGCVINDLWDRNIDNQVERTKNRPLASRDLSVKVGIIVFIISLSCAAGLAFYLNTLSFWLCVASVPVIICYPLAKRVFPIPQLVLSLAWGFAVLISWSAVTGNLSFNTWVLWAATITWTMGFDTVYAMADKSDDLKVGINSSAIFFGDLAGEVVGLFFALTAGLFAYLGSTNGFNFIFGLTWSIAVILWVGQYIELRQLNQDSINYGQIFSQNVWIGFILLLGIIFGN
- a CDS encoding pantothenate kinase — translated: MNNWLGLIIGNSRLHWCYFEDEKMCQTWNTPQVDSLGELCDIVDKTLYFHIKQQIPLYIASVVPSATKIYLSLPQTRIINPITIPLRDIYSTMGVDRVLTLWGAGCNYGFPCLVIDSGTALTFTGADENKKFIGGAILPGVRLQLQTLFFNTAALPEIEIIKEITPRWAKNTPSAIQSGVLYTIIAGIKDFSQDWLKKYPESKVILTGGDAVLLGQYLEEVFPSMTDKVYVDSNLIFLGIKEYLKLNN
- the upp gene encoding uracil phosphoribosyltransferase, coding for MPPQLKIYVPPHPLIKHWLGVTRDKNTPVTLFKTAMVELGRWLTYEAIRDWLPTIETQVETPLTTASATFIDPNTSIVMVPILRAGLTLWEGCQTLLPLALTYHLGLVRNEETLEATCYLNKLPKKFAPNTHIIILDPMLATGGSIMFAMEEIVKRGGNPDFIRIISVVSAPPALQKLSANYPSLNIYTAMIDEQVNDSGYIVPGLGDAGDRSFGTFDN
- the dndE gene encoding DNA sulfur modification protein DndE — translated: MRSPIERIKLSKKAKDQLIKLKRVTKIENWNVLCRWAFCRSLAEVNTPAIYPIPADSNVEMSWQTFGGDLAEILLLALKYRCYQDGLGTDVETLNNQFRLHLHRGIGYLAGDPNLEKIEDLLELEIRS
- a CDS encoding succinate dehydrogenase/fumarate reductase iron-sulfur subunit, translated to MKVSFKILRQNNNLSPQFQSYTLDVNPSNTILECLNRIKWELDGSLTYRKNCRNTICGSCAMKINGRSSLACKENIVGELKKINPYGGEFIPEIVISPLNNLPVIKDLVVDMKNFWQDLETIEPYVSTKARNIPEKEFLQTPEERKLLEQTGNCIMCGACYSECNAKEVNQEFVGPHALAKSYRLLTDSRDTNSEKRLEEYNSVDRGVWGCTRCYMCNEVCPMDVAPLDQISKIKSEILAQKDINDGTAIRHRKVLIELVRDGGWIDERKFGVMVVANYFRDIKGLLSIMPLGLRMLCSGKFPFSFEPSEGTTEVRSIISAIKNEESISPNS
- a CDS encoding AbrB family transcriptional regulator, with protein sequence MSEETPTPLVGKPLLQKVKELSDIPRRQRAKACGYYTLGKNGKERVNLTEFYDAVLAAKGVPLDPERTKDGRGREATFRVSVHRNGQIVIGSSYTQKMGLKPGDEFEIKLGYKHIHLKQVGEDDMEFDDEE
- a CDS encoding CPBP family intramembrane glutamic endopeptidase, whose amino-acid sequence is MLNFEGNLLIALLNNSHGMIKIILFLIIWAVIWFPIAIPLARLVKWQIAAPISNTQKLTFIISLYSLVPILTWALVKVEKIPTEKIGLIFQGSLFKSILFGYGLGILSMVFVYGMELWAGWLNLNSHNEKTPSIWVNLPLLLLISLFISSIEELVFRGIFVYFLEVDFSWWWTGIISSVIFALLHLIWEQKNTLPQLPGLFLMGLVLFYARTLNNYSLGLSIGLHGGWVLILACIDTFDLYRYNPDAQSWLIGKKDQPLASIAGLMVLLITTFSISIIF
- the cobW gene encoding cobalamin biosynthesis protein CobW → MHKIPVTVITGFLGAGKTTLLRHLLQNNQGRRIAVIVNEFGEVGIDGDLLRSCQVCDDEGTENSNIIELTNGCLCCTVQEEFYPTMQELLTRKDDIDSIVIETSGLALPKPLIQAFKWQEIRNHATVDSVITIVDADALAKGTLVGDLKALEAQRVNDPSLDHETPIEELFEDQLACADLVLLTKTDLLNDDDLTEVKNWLEKELRTGIKVIPCHQGEINSDVLLGFNSAVEDDLFNRPSHHDTEEDHDHDDEIESKELFIENSVNPQELLAQLRTLVEKFEIYRIKGFVNVTDKPMRMVLQGVGDRFETFFDRFWKPEEKRGTKLVIIGRNLRDFPDFI